A window of the Gossypium hirsutum isolate 1008001.06 chromosome A05, Gossypium_hirsutum_v2.1, whole genome shotgun sequence genome harbors these coding sequences:
- the LOC107959203 gene encoding uncharacterized protein, with product MKLLSSSPSVSSSTSSAVSFDPKICSPKSATAGCLSGILRRILCSRTLPTHPSDHITESNSVASCNKPQQFSDASKVTPGIVARLMGLDSLPETTLLNTQFPPNSIARSRSMNSADYKQDTVSIHGKHKRVNSTLSFRDMPTYFELENEEFFVLSFEKGSERKELRSKQRKCKGCGGELKQRKEAKENMVEKVAGKKNKDKDEQASKRVLNVLDEEKLNRRIVEKPNQEIAKCREVNDLCLEKPSVAKKGLESSKCLEKKGSVPDAAKPRKKKKKLQHPGAQNVEPECSSEDSSPVSVLVFDQFIIDHDVPTSEEDSKVAEGSNPRRKLSPDLENYGCKTPCNDGNLTEDDPRENSTQVKNFEWRKKDCHGEKNLEGWDSICRVIEAEVGKASWLCSNNEQLEDITTDFGSKILDQLLDELVIQLHGIIP from the exons aTGAAGTTGTTATCTTCTTCTCCTTCCGTTTCTTCTTCTACTTCTTCGGCTGTCTCTTTTGATCCCAAAATTTGTTCTCCAAAAAGTGCAACTGCTGGTTGCCTTTCAGGGATCTTACGTCGAATTCTTTGTTCCAGGACTCTCCCAACACACCCTTCCGATCACATTACTGAGTCTAATTCAGTAGCCAGTTGTAACAAACCACAACAGTTCAGTGATGCTTCCAAGGTCACTCCTGGGATTGTTGCTAGGCTGATGGGGTTGGATTCCTTGCCTGAAACCACGTTGCTTAACACTCAATTCCCTCCCAATTCAATTGCAAGAAGCCGGTCCATGAATTCAGCTGATTATAAGCAAGATACTGTTTCCATCCATGGAAAGCATAAACGAGTCAACTCTACACTGTCTTTCCGAGACATGCCTACTTACTTTGAGCTAGAAAATGAAGAATTTTTCGTGCTCAGCTTTGAGAAGGGAAGCGAAAGGAAAGAGCTGAGATCCAAACAAAGGAAATGTAAAGGATGCGGTGGAGAATTGAAGCAAAGAAAAGAAGCCAAGGAAAATATGGTGGAGAAAGTTGCTGGGAAAAAGAACAAGGACAAGGACGAGCAAGCTAGCAAAAGGGTTTTGAATGTGTTGGATGAAGAGAAGCTGAACAGGAGAATTGTTGAGAAGCCTAATCAGGAAATAGCCAAATGCAGGGAAGTTAATGATTTGTGCTTGGAGAAACCAAGTGTTGCCAAAAAGGGTCTGGAGAGCTCTAAATGTTTGGAGAAGAAAGGATCAGTTCCTGATGCAGCAAAAccgaggaagaaaaagaagaaattacaaCATCCCGGGGCTCAAAATGTAGAGCCTGAATGCAGCTCAGAAGATTCGAGCCCTGTTTCTGTTCTTGTTTTTGATCAATTCATCATTGACCATGATGTTCCTACATCAG AGGAAGATTCAAAAGTAGCAGAAGGGTCAAACCCAAGAAGGAAATTATCTCCAGACCTGGAAAATTATGGATGCAAAACTCCTTGTAATGATGGTAATTTGACGGAAGATGATCCAAGGGAAAACAGCACTCAAGTAAAAAACTTTGAATGGAGGAAAAAAGATTGCCACGGTGAGAAAAACTTGGAAGGTTGGGATTCAATTTGCAGGGTGATTGAAGCTGAGGTAGGTAAAGCAAGTTGGTTATGCTCTAACAATGAACAACTTGAAGATATTACTACAGATTTTGGATCAAAAATTTTGGACCAATTGTTAGATGAGCTTGTAATTCAACTTCATGGAATTATCCCATGA
- the LOC107959202 gene encoding zinc finger CCCH domain-containing protein 66 isoform X2, with translation MCSGPKRKPTQTCLTMEGESRKEDEVPQKFSVLLELSASNDLIGFKIAVEEGGHDMDEAGLWYGRRLGSKKMGFEERTPLLIASLFGSQDVVNYIVERGRVDVNRACGSDGATALHCAAAGGSFYSPEIVKILLDASADIDSLDANGNRPGDLIAPACNSAFGLRKKRLESLLKGSDCVGEIEGLPAQLGNEMGGLEEQEGSMPRVSKDGTEKKEYPVDLTLPDIKNGIYGTDEFRMYTFKVKPCSRAYSHDWTECPFVHPGENARRRDPRKYHYSCVPCPEFRKGSCRQGDNCEYAHGIFECWLHPAQYRTRLCKDETNCTRRVCFFAHKPEELRPLYASTGSAVPSPRSYSAAGSPLDMGSMSPLALGSPSVMIPPTSTPPLTPTGASSPIGGSMWPNQSNIIPPTLQLPGSRLKTTLSARDMDLDMELLGLECRRRRQQQQQLIDEISGLSSPTSWNNSTAFSAAGDRTSELNRFGGVKPTNLDDIFGSLDPSIMPQIQGLSLDAAASQLQSPTGVHTRQNINQQLRASYPTNLPSSPVRASSSFGIDPSGPSAAAVLSSRSSAFAKRSQSFIERTAVNRHSGLSSPASSASAMPSNLSDWGSPDGKLDWGIQGEELNKLRKSASFGFRSSGSNLGNAPRSISSTTDEPDVSWVQSLVVDPPSAGQLSFEEEQCHRNPGGAELLPAWVEQLYMDQKQMVA, from the coding sequence ATGTGCAGTGGTCCGAAGAGGAAGCCAACTCAAACTTGTTTAACGATGGAGGGTGAGTCTCGTAAAGAAGATGAGGTTCCTCAAAAGTTCTCGGTTTTGCTGGAGTTGTCGGCTTCAAATGATTTGATTGGCTTTAAAATTGCTGTTGAAGAAGGGGGTCATGATATGGATGAGGCAGGCTTGTGGTATGGAAGGCGATTGGGTTCGAAGAAGATGGGGTTTGAAGAAAGGACACCCCTTTTGATTGCTTCCTTGTTCGGGAGCCAGGATGTGGTGAATTATATTGTTGAAAGGGGCCGTGTTGATGTTAACAGGGCTTGTGGTTCAGATGGGGCCACCGCTCTCCACTGTGCTGCTGCTGGTGGCTCTTTTTATTCGCCTGAAATTGTCAAAATCTTGCTTGATGCTTCTGCTGATATCGATTCTCTCGATGCTAATGGAAACCGGCCTGGCGATTTGATTGCTCCGGCTTGTAACTCGGCTTTTGGCTTGAGGAAGAAGAGGTTGGAGTCTTTGCTGAAAGGAAGTGACTGTGTTGGGGAGATAGAGGGCTTGCCTGCTCAGTTAGGAAATGAAATGGGAGGGCTAGAGGAACAAGAGGGTTCCATGCCCCGGGTTTCGAAAGATGGAACTGAGAAGAAAGAGTATCCCGTTGATCTTACTCTTCCGGATATTAAGAACGGGATATACGGCACTGATGAGTTTAGGATGTATACTTTCAAGGTCAAGCCTTGTTCAAGGGCTTACTCTCACGATTGGACTGAGTGCCCCTTTGTTCATCCTGGGGAAAATGCTAGGAGGCGTGATCCTAGGAAATATCATTATAGCTGTGTACCTTGCCCTGAATTTCGTAAGGGATCATGCAGGCAAGGTGATAACTGTGAGTATGCACATGGTATTTTTGAGTGCTGGCTTCATCCTGCCCAGTATCGAACCCGTTTATGCAAGGATGAGACTAATTGTACCAGGAGAGTTTGTTTCTTTGCTCACAAGCCTGAGGAGCTTCGTCCCTTGTATGCTTCAACCGGCTCAGCAGTGCCTTCCCCGAGATCTTATTCGGCTGCTGGTTCCCCCTTAGACATGGGTTCCATGAGCCCGCTTGCTCTTGGCTCCCCATCTGTTATGATACCTCCGACATCAACACCGCCCTTGACCCCTACTGGTGCTTCTTCTCCTATTGGTGGTTCGATGTGGCCAAATCAGTCTAACATCATACCTCCTACCTTGCAGCTTCCTGGTAGTAGGTTGAAAACTACACTTAGTGCTCGGGATATGGATTTAGACATGGAACTACTGGGGCTGGAATGTCGTCGCCGCCGCCAGCAGCAGCAACAGTTAATTGATGAGATATCTGGCCTTTCCTCCCCAACCAGCTGGAACAATTCTACAGCATTTTCTGCCGCTGGTGACCGAACTAGTGAACTAAATAGATTTGGAGGGGTGAAGCCAACTAACCTCGATGATATTTTTGGATCTCTTGATCCTAGTATTATGCCACAAATACAAGGACTCTCGCTTGATGCTGCAGCATCTCAGCTGCAATCTCCCACTGGAGTTCATACGCGCCAGAATATTAACCAGCAGCTCAGGGCTAGCTATCCGACCAACCTACCATCCTCTCCGGTGAGGGCATCTTCATCCTTTGGGATCGATCCATCTGGGCCGTCTGCGGCTGCAGTTTTAAGTTCAAGGTCATCTGCCTTTGCAAAGCGTAGCCAGAGCTTTATCGAGCGTACTGCTGTAAATCGTCATTCAGGGCTGTCTTCGCCAGCTTCTTCTGCAAGTGCAATGCCTTCCAACCTGTCAGACTGGGGTTCCCCTGATGGCAAACTAGACTGGGGCATACAGGGAGAAGAGCTAAACAAACTAAGAAAATCTGCTTCCTTCGGGTTCCGAAGCAGTGGCAGCAATTTGGGAAATGCGCCTCGTTCTATATCATCAACTACAGATGAGCCTGATGTGTCATGGGTCCAGTCTCTGGTGGTGGACCCTCCTTCTGCCGGGCAGTTAAGTTTTGAGGAGGAGCAGTGTCATCGTAACCCTGGGGGCGCGGAGCTGCTTCCTGCTTGGGTGGAGCAATTATACATGGACCAGAAACAGATGGTGGCCTGA
- the LOC107959202 gene encoding zinc finger CCCH domain-containing protein 66 isoform X1, with translation MEGESRKEDEVPQKFSVLLELSASNDLIGFKIAVEEGGHDMDEAGLWYGRRLGSKKMGFEERTPLLIASLFGSQDVVNYIVERGRVDVNRACGSDGATALHCAAAGGSFYSPEIVKILLDASADIDSLDANGNRPGDLIAPACNSAFGLRKKRLESLLKGSDCVGEIEGLPAQLGNEMGGLEEQEGSMPRVSKDGTEKKEYPVDLTLPDIKNGIYGTDEFRMYTFKVKPCSRAYSHDWTECPFVHPGENARRRDPRKYHYSCVPCPEFRKGSCRQGDNCEYAHGIFECWLHPAQYRTRLCKDETNCTRRVCFFAHKPEELRPLYASTGSAVPSPRSYSAAGSPLDMGSMSPLALGSPSVMIPPTSTPPLTPTGASSPIGGSMWPNQSNIIPPTLQLPGSRLKTTLSARDMDLDMELLGLECRRRRQQQQQLIDEISGLSSPTSWNNSTAFSAAGDRTSELNRFGGVKPTNLDDIFGSLDPSIMPQIQGLSLDAAASQLQSPTGVHTRQNINQQLRASYPTNLPSSPVRASSSFGIDPSGPSAAAVLSSRSSAFAKRSQSFIERTAVNRHSGLSSPASSASAMPSNLSDWGSPDGKLDWGIQGEELNKLRKSASFGFRSSGSNLGNAPRSISSTTDEPDVSWVQSLVVDPPSAGQLSFEEEQCHRNPGGAELLPAWVEQLYMDQKQMVA, from the coding sequence ATGGAGGGTGAGTCTCGTAAAGAAGATGAGGTTCCTCAAAAGTTCTCGGTTTTGCTGGAGTTGTCGGCTTCAAATGATTTGATTGGCTTTAAAATTGCTGTTGAAGAAGGGGGTCATGATATGGATGAGGCAGGCTTGTGGTATGGAAGGCGATTGGGTTCGAAGAAGATGGGGTTTGAAGAAAGGACACCCCTTTTGATTGCTTCCTTGTTCGGGAGCCAGGATGTGGTGAATTATATTGTTGAAAGGGGCCGTGTTGATGTTAACAGGGCTTGTGGTTCAGATGGGGCCACCGCTCTCCACTGTGCTGCTGCTGGTGGCTCTTTTTATTCGCCTGAAATTGTCAAAATCTTGCTTGATGCTTCTGCTGATATCGATTCTCTCGATGCTAATGGAAACCGGCCTGGCGATTTGATTGCTCCGGCTTGTAACTCGGCTTTTGGCTTGAGGAAGAAGAGGTTGGAGTCTTTGCTGAAAGGAAGTGACTGTGTTGGGGAGATAGAGGGCTTGCCTGCTCAGTTAGGAAATGAAATGGGAGGGCTAGAGGAACAAGAGGGTTCCATGCCCCGGGTTTCGAAAGATGGAACTGAGAAGAAAGAGTATCCCGTTGATCTTACTCTTCCGGATATTAAGAACGGGATATACGGCACTGATGAGTTTAGGATGTATACTTTCAAGGTCAAGCCTTGTTCAAGGGCTTACTCTCACGATTGGACTGAGTGCCCCTTTGTTCATCCTGGGGAAAATGCTAGGAGGCGTGATCCTAGGAAATATCATTATAGCTGTGTACCTTGCCCTGAATTTCGTAAGGGATCATGCAGGCAAGGTGATAACTGTGAGTATGCACATGGTATTTTTGAGTGCTGGCTTCATCCTGCCCAGTATCGAACCCGTTTATGCAAGGATGAGACTAATTGTACCAGGAGAGTTTGTTTCTTTGCTCACAAGCCTGAGGAGCTTCGTCCCTTGTATGCTTCAACCGGCTCAGCAGTGCCTTCCCCGAGATCTTATTCGGCTGCTGGTTCCCCCTTAGACATGGGTTCCATGAGCCCGCTTGCTCTTGGCTCCCCATCTGTTATGATACCTCCGACATCAACACCGCCCTTGACCCCTACTGGTGCTTCTTCTCCTATTGGTGGTTCGATGTGGCCAAATCAGTCTAACATCATACCTCCTACCTTGCAGCTTCCTGGTAGTAGGTTGAAAACTACACTTAGTGCTCGGGATATGGATTTAGACATGGAACTACTGGGGCTGGAATGTCGTCGCCGCCGCCAGCAGCAGCAACAGTTAATTGATGAGATATCTGGCCTTTCCTCCCCAACCAGCTGGAACAATTCTACAGCATTTTCTGCCGCTGGTGACCGAACTAGTGAACTAAATAGATTTGGAGGGGTGAAGCCAACTAACCTCGATGATATTTTTGGATCTCTTGATCCTAGTATTATGCCACAAATACAAGGACTCTCGCTTGATGCTGCAGCATCTCAGCTGCAATCTCCCACTGGAGTTCATACGCGCCAGAATATTAACCAGCAGCTCAGGGCTAGCTATCCGACCAACCTACCATCCTCTCCGGTGAGGGCATCTTCATCCTTTGGGATCGATCCATCTGGGCCGTCTGCGGCTGCAGTTTTAAGTTCAAGGTCATCTGCCTTTGCAAAGCGTAGCCAGAGCTTTATCGAGCGTACTGCTGTAAATCGTCATTCAGGGCTGTCTTCGCCAGCTTCTTCTGCAAGTGCAATGCCTTCCAACCTGTCAGACTGGGGTTCCCCTGATGGCAAACTAGACTGGGGCATACAGGGAGAAGAGCTAAACAAACTAAGAAAATCTGCTTCCTTCGGGTTCCGAAGCAGTGGCAGCAATTTGGGAAATGCGCCTCGTTCTATATCATCAACTACAGATGAGCCTGATGTGTCATGGGTCCAGTCTCTGGTGGTGGACCCTCCTTCTGCCGGGCAGTTAAGTTTTGAGGAGGAGCAGTGTCATCGTAACCCTGGGGGCGCGGAGCTGCTTCCTGCTTGGGTGGAGCAATTATACATGGACCAGAAACAGATGGTGGCCTGA
- the LOC107959196 gene encoding protein SMAX1-LIKE 6, whose protein sequence is MPTSVTAARQFLTEEAARALDEAVAVARRRSHAQTTSLHAVSALLSLPSSTLRDACARARSSAYPSRLQFRALELCVGVSLDRLPSSKSVEDPPISNSLMAAIKRSQASQRRHPESYHLQQLHSSNNNTNATGCSQTPSVLKVELKYLILSILDDPIVSRVFGEAGFRSCDIKLALVRPPVTQVSSRFSLAHCPPIFLCNLADSISGRVGYNLLFPGQEDGIDENCKRISEVMGQKSGKNPLLVGVCAMEALRVFTESLTKGKAGILDGDLAGLIPISIEKEINEGNEENSGLKLKEMEAILEKCNGSGGGVVLQVGDLKGLILDGVSSDVATSLVLKLTGLMEVYRRKLWLIGAVDSVEIYRKFSDKFPNIEKDWDLQLLPITSSKSSFDGAYPKSSLMRSFVPFGGLFPTPSDLRSPLSGRNQSSPRCNLCNEKYEQELDAFLKVGSTVSVADQYSENLPSWLRTAAVDTSKGEDAAKANAGETMLSAKVLGLQKKWNDICQRLHCAPTFPKLDVHPPASQVAIVEGPQFPTDKKQRSGGDLSINESLFPNRSPSRQIQMQQIFLPNHTTSISCTSDAKNMKFQSRLHADVSSLAQRTEKDVPWLTHHPHQRLSSCCGPSPSSFVPPVTTDLKLGTIYASISQESNTTKSPNHKEHLQRFSGSVSAEFDANSENTSYQFAQSSSCSGLTSGEQFDLGDYKSIRKVLAEKVGWQDEAVNSVSQAVSQLRHRYRSSHGVNCKGDMWLTFLGPDRVGKRRIASALAEVLFGSQEYFISVDLSSQDKVSHSDSIFECEELNGYDVKFRGKTVSDFIAEELRKKPHSVVFLENVDKADFCVQHSLDLAIRTGKFPDSHGREISINNMVLITTSAITKGNMHILPEKEHMKFPEKRVLGAKNWQMQILVAPVTDDASRSNDTGIRVTTIKEAFSPTSANKRKLINTSESSELEKTDTQEREPKVSRSCLDLNFPVEETDEADIDLGLSKSESLSENSEVWLEEFFSEVYKKIHFKSFDFDGLANKIVKEISSQFQRTVGSEVLLEINEEVMVQILAAVWFSDKKGALEDWVANVLGRSFAEAEQKFNLNPQSVVKLVAREGSVVKEQAPGICLPAKISLS, encoded by the exons ATGCCGACGTCGGTAACCGCAGCTCGGCAATTCTTAACTGAAGAAGCGGCACGTGCTTTAGACGAAGCTGTGGCCGTAGCGCGTCGAAGGAGCCATGCACAAACGACATCACTCCACGCGGTGTCGGCGCTGCTTTCCTTACCGTCGTCCACTCTCCGAGATGCATGTGCACGTGCACGTAGCAGCGCGTACCCGTCCCGGCTTCAATTCCGCGCGCTGGAGCTTTGCGTCGGGGTTTCACTAGACCGCTTACCTTCGTCGAAGTCCGTCGAGGACCCTCCGATCTCTAACTCACTGATGGCGGCAATTAAACGGTCACAAGCCAGTCAACGGCGTCATCCAGAAAGTTACCATTTACAACAGTTACACAGTAGCAATAATAACACTAACGCCACCGGTTGCTCCCAAACGCCGTCAGTTTTGAAGGTTGAgcttaaatacttaattttatcGATTCTGGATGATCCGATTGTTAGTCGGGTTTTCGGGGAAGCTGGGTTTCGGAGCTGTGACATAAAGTTAGCTTTAGTTCGCCCGCCGGTAACTCAAGTTTCTTCTCGGTTTTCCCTTGCCCATTGCCCGCCTATATTTTTGTGCAACTTAGCGGATTCAATTTCTGGTAGGGTCGGGTATAATTTGCTGTTTCCGGGTCAAGAAGATGGGATTGATGAGAATTGTAAGAGAATTAGCGAAGTCATGGGTCAAAAGAGCGGAAAAAATCCGTTGCTTGTCGGAGTTTGTGCCATGGAAGCTTTGAGGGTTTTTACAGAGAGTTTAACAAAGGGGAAAGCTGGTATCTTGGATGGGGATTTGGCTGGGCTGATTCCAATATCGATTGAAAAGGAGATAAATGAGGGAAATGAGGAGAATTCGGGGTTAAAGTTGAAGGAAATggaagcaattttggagaagtgcAATGGGTCTGGAGGAGGGGTGGTTTTACAAGTTGGAGATTTAAAAGGATTGATTTTGGATGGGGTCTCAAGTGATGTGGCTACTTCTTTGGTTCTCAAGTTAACTGGCTTAATGGAAGTTTATAGAAGGAAACTATGGTTGATTGGGGCTGTAGACAGTGTTGAAATATATAGGAAGTTTTCTGATAAGTTTCCCAATATAGAAAAAGATTGGGATTTGCAATTGTTACCCATTACTTCTTCCAAGAGTTCTTTTGATGGGGCTTACCCCAAATCCAG CTTGATGAGGTCGTTTGTTCCATTTGGTGGCTTATTTCCTACACCTTCAGATTTGAGGAGTCCTTTAAGCGGCAGAAACCAGTCTAGTCCTCGATGTAACCTTTGCAACGAGAAGTATGAACAAGAACTTGATGCCTTTCTGAAGGTAGGATCAACAGTTTCAGTTGCAGATCAATATTCGGAGAACTTGCCTTCTTGGTTACGAACGGCAGCAGTTGACACAAGCAAAGGAGAGGATGCGGCAAAG GCTAATGCTGGTGAAACCATGTTGAGTGCTAAAGTTTTGGGGTTGCAGAAAAAATGGAATGATATTTGCCAACGTCTCCACTGCGCTCCAACATTCCCCAAGTTAGATGTTCACCCCCCTGCGTCTCAAGTTGCAATAGTCGAGGGCCCTCAGTTTCCCACAGATAAGAAGCAAAGAAGTGGCGGAGACCTGTCTATCAATGAAAGTCTTTTCCCCAATCGAAGTCCCAGCAGACAAATTCAAATGCAACAGATCTTTCTACCTAACCATACTACATCGATATCATGTACTTCTGATGCTAAGAATATGAAGTTCCAGTCCAGGTTACATGCAGATGTTTCAAGCCTAGCTCAGCGGACTGAAAAAGATGTGCCCTGGCTTACCCATCATCCTCATCAACGTCTGAGCTCCTGTTGTGGACCCTCACCATCTTCATTTGTTCCCCCCGTCACAACGGATTTAAAGTTGGGAACAATTTATGCATCAATCAGTCAGGAATCAAACACCACAAAATCGCCAAATCATAAAGAACATCTTCAGCGCTTCTCAGGTTCCGTATCCGCAGAATTTGATGCAAATAGTGAGAATACGTCATATCAGTTTGCCCAATCTTCGTCATGCTCTGGTCTTACATCAGGAGAGCAGTTTGATCTAGGAGATTACAAGTCCATTAGGAAAGTTCTTGCTGAAAAAGTTGGCTGGCAAGATGAAGCTGTAAATTCTGTCAGCCAAGCTGTATCCCAATTAAGGCATAGGTACCGAAGCTCCCATGGCGTGAACTGTAAAGGGGATATGTGGCTTACTTTCCTTGGACCTGACAGAGTTGGGAAAAGAAGAATTGCTTCAGCACTTGCGGAGGTACTATTTGGCAGCCAGGAATACTTCATATCTGTGGATTTGAGCTCACAAGACAAAGTTAGCCACTCAGACTCAATCTTTGAATGTGAAGAGTTAAATGGTTATGATGTGAAGTTTAGAGGGAAAACGGTTTCCGACTTCATTGCTGAGGAGCTAAGAAAGAAACCCCATTCCGTGGTCTTCCTTGAAAATGTTGATAAGGCTGATTTTTGTGTCCAGCATAGTTTGGACCTGGCTATCAGAACAGGTAAATTTCCGGATTCGCATGGGAGAGAAATAAGCATCAACAATATGGTTCTTATAACAACGTCAGCCATAACAAAAGGTAATATGCATATTCTCCCCGAGAAGGAACACATGAAATTCCCCGAGAAAAGAGTACTCGGAGCCAAAAATTGGCAAATGCAGATCTTAGTTGCTCCTGTTACTGATGATGCAAGCAGAAGCAACGACACAGGTATCAGAGTAACGACCATAAAAGAAGCTTTTAGTCCTACATCTGCTAATAAAAGAAAGCTAATCAACACTTCCGAGTCATCTGAGCTAGAAAAAACAGACACACAAGAACGAGAACCCAAAGTGTCTAGATCTTGTTTGGATTTAAATTTTCCAGTGGAGGAGACCGATGAGGCAGACATTGATTTGGGGCTGTCAAAAAGCGAGTCCTTGTCTGAGAACTCAGAAGTTTGGTTGGAAGAATTCTTTAGCGAAGTATATAAAAAGATACATTTCAAGTCATTCGATTTCGATGGACTTGCTAATAAAATTGTAAAGGAAATCAGCTCACAATTTCAAAGGACAGTTGGAAGTGAAGTTCTGTTAGAGATTAATGAAGAAGTGATGGTACAAATACTTGCTGCTGTCTGGTTTTCGGACAAAAAGGGAGCTCTAGAAGATTGGGTTGCAAATGTGCTGGGAAGAAGCTTTGCTGAGGCTGAGCAAAAATTCAACCTCAATCCCCAATCAGTTGTGAAACTAGTTGCACGTGAAGGTAGTGTGGTGAAGGAACAAGCTCCCGGAATATGTCTTCCTGCAAAAATTAGTCTGAGCTGa